From Coffea arabica cultivar ET-39 chromosome 10e, Coffea Arabica ET-39 HiFi, whole genome shotgun sequence, one genomic window encodes:
- the LOC113712470 gene encoding sterol 3-beta-glucosyltransferase UGT80B1 isoform X4, translated as MDTNGSAKPSVYVENKGKRDQVVENKLDQTHDGSNLLVGLERKPKGERCNAGAANGRGREQKYTLEEAAANSAGKSSVRLFDGLDEQGTSRGDNSLLDDEQSEACSTPEVDSQRKPLQQHSSVLEISHSKDPPVIRSQRARRGFDRCITDLMGSPRNVSLGNRRIGYSRSMVEKKGSPMYDPKLDRLSKSEKEFGHRVRLATHANFDDFVKSAGVEFFPLGGDSRVLAGYMARNKGLIPYSPGEISIQRKQLKAIIESLLPACTEPDLESGEPFRAQAIIANPPAYGHVHVAEALGVPIHIFFTMPWTPTCEFPHPLARVPQSAGYWLSYIVVDLLVWWGIRGYINDFRKKKLKLSPIAYFSMYHGSISDLPTGYMWSPHIVPKPHDWGPLVDVVGYCFLNLGSKFEPSENFVNWIQSGPKPIYIGFGSMPLEDPKKTTEIILEALTNTGQRGIIDRGWGDLGSVETPENVFLLVDCPHDWLFPQCSAVVHHGGAGTTATGLRAGCPTTIVPFFGDQFFWGDRVHQRGLGPAPIPISELSAETLSDAIRFMLQPEVKSLAMELAKLLENEDGVATAVDAFHRHLPPALPLPTASTEDNDHPNSLQWLFIQIGRLCCLPCGS; from the exons ATGGATACCAATGGGTCTGCTAAACCGTCAGTTTATgtggaaaacaaagggaaaagaGACCAGGTGGTAGAGAACAAGTTAGACCAAACCCATGATGGTAGTAACCTATTGGTTGGCTTAGAGAGGAAGCCTAAGGGTGAGCGATGTAATGCTGGTGCAGCAAATGGAAGAGGGAGAGAGCAGAAATATACACTGGAAGAAGCGGCTGCTAATTCTGCAGGGAAGTCTAGTGTCAGGTTGTTTGATGGATTAGATGAGCAGGGAACTAGTAGAGGCGACAATAGTCTTTTGGATGATGAGCAGTCTGAGGCATGTTCTACTCCTGAAGTAGACTCCCAGAGGAAACCACTGCAGCAGCATTCATCAGTCCTTGAGATTTCCCACTCGAAGGACCCTCCTGTGATCCGATCACAGCGGGCACGGAGAG GTTTTGACCGATGCATCACTGACCTTATGGGAAGTCCTAGAAATGTCTCCCTTGGAAACCGAAGAATTGGTTATTCAAGATCCATGGTTGAGAAGAAAGGGAGTCCTATGTATGACCCAAAGCTGGATAGGCTGTCCAAAAGTGAGAAG GAATTTGGTCATCGTGTTAGGCTGGCAACTCATGCTAACTTCGATGATTTTGTGAAGTCTGCTGGCGTAGAGTTTTTCCCTTTGGGCGGTGATTCTCGTGTATTAGCAGGAT ATATGGCCCGCAATAAAGGTCTAATTCCATATTCACCAGGAGAAATATCTATTCAGCGAAAACAACTGAAGGCGATTATTGAATCTCTTCTTCCTGCTTGTACAGAACCAGATCTAGAAAGCGGAGAGCCTTTCAGGGCTCAGGCAATCATTGCGAATCCTCCAGCTTATG GACATGTTCATGTTGCTGAAGCTCTTGGTGTACCCATCCACATCTTCTTCACAATGCCTTGGAC GCCCACATGTGAATTTCCTCACCCATTGGCACGTGTACCTCAAAGTGCGGGTTACTGG CTCTCCTATATAGTTGTGGATTTACTTGTATGGTGGGGAATACGAGGATATATAAATGACTTCAGGAAAAAGAAGCTGAAGCTGTCTCCTATTGCATACTTCAGTATGTATCATGGATCAATATCCGATTTGCCAACAGGCTATATGTGGAGCCCCCATATTGTGCCCAAGCCACACG ATTGGGGGCCTCTTGTTGATGTTGTTGGCTATTGTTTCCTAAATCTTGGCTCAAAGTTTGAGCCTTCGGAAAACTTTGTTAACTGGATCCAAAGTGGACCGAAACCTATATATATAGGTTTTGGAAGTATG CCTCTTGAGGATCCCAAAAAAACTACAGAAATCATTTTAGAAGCACTGACGAATACAGGACAGCGGGGAATAATTGATCGTGGATGGGGAGATCTAGGTTCTG TGGAAACTCCTGAAaatgtttttcttcttgttgattGCCCCCATGATTGGCTATTCCCTCAATGTTCAGCGGTG GTTCACCATGGTGGTGCTGGAACTACAGCTACAGGATTGAGGGCAGGG TGTCCAACAACCATAGTTCCATTCTTTGGGGATCAGTTTTTTTGGGGTGATAGAGTTCACCAAAGAGGACTGGGACCTGCACCGATTCCCATATCTGAATTGAGCGCTGAAACCCTCTCAGATGCCATAAGATTTATGCTCCAGCCGGAG GTAAAATCTCTGGCTATGGAACTAGCaaagttgttagaaaatgaAGATGGTGTTGCGACTGCGGTTGATGCATTTCACCGGCACTTGCCTCCAGCATTACCATTACCAACTGCATCAACAGAGGACAATGATCATCCAAATTCCTTGCAGTGGCTGTTCATTCAAATTGGCAGATTATGCTGTCTGCCCTGTGGTTCCTAG
- the LOC113712470 gene encoding sterol 3-beta-glucosyltransferase UGT80B1 isoform X1, translating into MDTNGSAKPSVYVENKGKRDQVVENKLDQTHDGSNLLVGLERKPKGERCNAGAANGRGREQKYTLEEAAANSAGKSSVRLFDGLDEQGTSRGDNSLLDDEQSEACSTPEVDSQRKPLQQHSSVLEISHSKDPPVIRSQRARRGFDRCITDLMGSPRNVSLGNRRIGYSRSMVEKKGSPMYDPKLDRLSKSEKVCMVMHTRITFCTLARVLCLAFQEWLIMDLVKFQNDGTVEVDLTRGSPGASELLELSSLEGPPPILDDIVTDFNKTIPKLKIAMLVVGTRGDVQPFLAMAKRLQEFGHRVRLATHANFDDFVKSAGVEFFPLGGDSRVLAGYMARNKGLIPYSPGEISIQRKQLKAIIESLLPACTEPDLESGEPFRAQAIIANPPAYGHVHVAEALGVPIHIFFTMPWTPTCEFPHPLARVPQSAGYWLSYIVVDLLVWWGIRGYINDFRKKKLKLSPIAYFSMYHGSISDLPTGYMWSPHIVPKPHDWGPLVDVVGYCFLNLGSKFEPSENFVNWIQSGPKPIYIGFGSMPLEDPKKTTEIILEALTNTGQRGIIDRGWGDLGSVETPENVFLLVDCPHDWLFPQCSAVVHHGGAGTTATGLRAGCPTTIVPFFGDQFFWGDRVHQRGLGPAPIPISELSAETLSDAIRFMLQPEVKSLAMELAKLLENEDGVATAVDAFHRHLPPALPLPTASTEDNDHPNSLQWLFIQIGRLCCLPCGS; encoded by the exons ATGGATACCAATGGGTCTGCTAAACCGTCAGTTTATgtggaaaacaaagggaaaagaGACCAGGTGGTAGAGAACAAGTTAGACCAAACCCATGATGGTAGTAACCTATTGGTTGGCTTAGAGAGGAAGCCTAAGGGTGAGCGATGTAATGCTGGTGCAGCAAATGGAAGAGGGAGAGAGCAGAAATATACACTGGAAGAAGCGGCTGCTAATTCTGCAGGGAAGTCTAGTGTCAGGTTGTTTGATGGATTAGATGAGCAGGGAACTAGTAGAGGCGACAATAGTCTTTTGGATGATGAGCAGTCTGAGGCATGTTCTACTCCTGAAGTAGACTCCCAGAGGAAACCACTGCAGCAGCATTCATCAGTCCTTGAGATTTCCCACTCGAAGGACCCTCCTGTGATCCGATCACAGCGGGCACGGAGAG GTTTTGACCGATGCATCACTGACCTTATGGGAAGTCCTAGAAATGTCTCCCTTGGAAACCGAAGAATTGGTTATTCAAGATCCATGGTTGAGAAGAAAGGGAGTCCTATGTATGACCCAAAGCTGGATAGGCTGTCCAAAAGTGAGAAG GTGTGTATGGTCATGCATACTCGTATTACTTTTTGTACATTGGCAAGGGTACTGTGTTTGGCCTTTCAGGAATGGCTAATTATGGACCTAGTGAAGTTCCAAAATGACGGGACAGTGGAAGTTGATCTGACTAGGGGTTCACCTGGAGCGTCTGAACTGTTAGAGCTTAGCTCACTTGAAGGACCTCCTCCTATTTTAGatgatattgtcactgatttCAACAAAACAATTCCCAAATTGAAGATTGCTATGCTTGTGGTTGGAACAAGAGGAGATGTGCAGCCATTTCTAGCCATGGCTAAGAGACTACAG GAATTTGGTCATCGTGTTAGGCTGGCAACTCATGCTAACTTCGATGATTTTGTGAAGTCTGCTGGCGTAGAGTTTTTCCCTTTGGGCGGTGATTCTCGTGTATTAGCAGGAT ATATGGCCCGCAATAAAGGTCTAATTCCATATTCACCAGGAGAAATATCTATTCAGCGAAAACAACTGAAGGCGATTATTGAATCTCTTCTTCCTGCTTGTACAGAACCAGATCTAGAAAGCGGAGAGCCTTTCAGGGCTCAGGCAATCATTGCGAATCCTCCAGCTTATG GACATGTTCATGTTGCTGAAGCTCTTGGTGTACCCATCCACATCTTCTTCACAATGCCTTGGAC GCCCACATGTGAATTTCCTCACCCATTGGCACGTGTACCTCAAAGTGCGGGTTACTGG CTCTCCTATATAGTTGTGGATTTACTTGTATGGTGGGGAATACGAGGATATATAAATGACTTCAGGAAAAAGAAGCTGAAGCTGTCTCCTATTGCATACTTCAGTATGTATCATGGATCAATATCCGATTTGCCAACAGGCTATATGTGGAGCCCCCATATTGTGCCCAAGCCACACG ATTGGGGGCCTCTTGTTGATGTTGTTGGCTATTGTTTCCTAAATCTTGGCTCAAAGTTTGAGCCTTCGGAAAACTTTGTTAACTGGATCCAAAGTGGACCGAAACCTATATATATAGGTTTTGGAAGTATG CCTCTTGAGGATCCCAAAAAAACTACAGAAATCATTTTAGAAGCACTGACGAATACAGGACAGCGGGGAATAATTGATCGTGGATGGGGAGATCTAGGTTCTG TGGAAACTCCTGAAaatgtttttcttcttgttgattGCCCCCATGATTGGCTATTCCCTCAATGTTCAGCGGTG GTTCACCATGGTGGTGCTGGAACTACAGCTACAGGATTGAGGGCAGGG TGTCCAACAACCATAGTTCCATTCTTTGGGGATCAGTTTTTTTGGGGTGATAGAGTTCACCAAAGAGGACTGGGACCTGCACCGATTCCCATATCTGAATTGAGCGCTGAAACCCTCTCAGATGCCATAAGATTTATGCTCCAGCCGGAG GTAAAATCTCTGGCTATGGAACTAGCaaagttgttagaaaatgaAGATGGTGTTGCGACTGCGGTTGATGCATTTCACCGGCACTTGCCTCCAGCATTACCATTACCAACTGCATCAACAGAGGACAATGATCATCCAAATTCCTTGCAGTGGCTGTTCATTCAAATTGGCAGATTATGCTGTCTGCCCTGTGGTTCCTAG
- the LOC113712470 gene encoding sterol 3-beta-glucosyltransferase UGT80B1 isoform X3: MDTNGSAKPSVYVENKGKRDQVVENKLDQTHDGSNLLVGLERKPKGERCNAGAANGRGREQKYTLEEAAANSAGKSSVRLFDGLDEQGTSRGDNSLLDDEQSEACSTPEVDSQRKPLQQHSSVLEISHSKDPPVIRSQRARRGFDRCITDLMGSPRNVSLGNRRIGYSRSMVEKKGSPMYDPKLDRLSKSEKVCMVMHTRITFCTLARVLCLAFQEWLIMDLVKFQNDGTVEVDLTRGSPGASELLELSSLEGPPPILDDIVTDFNKTIPKLKIAMLVVGTRGDVQPFLAMAKRLQEFGHRVRLATHANFDDFVKSAGVEFFPLGGDSRVLAGYMARNKEPDLESGEPFRAQAIIANPPAYGHVHVAEALGVPIHIFFTMPWTPTCEFPHPLARVPQSAGYWLSYIVVDLLVWWGIRGYINDFRKKKLKLSPIAYFSMYHGSISDLPTGYMWSPHIVPKPHDWGPLVDVVGYCFLNLGSKFEPSENFVNWIQSGPKPIYIGFGSMPLEDPKKTTEIILEALTNTGQRGIIDRGWGDLGSVETPENVFLLVDCPHDWLFPQCSAVVHHGGAGTTATGLRAGCPTTIVPFFGDQFFWGDRVHQRGLGPAPIPISELSAETLSDAIRFMLQPEVKSLAMELAKLLENEDGVATAVDAFHRHLPPALPLPTASTEDNDHPNSLQWLFIQIGRLCCLPCGS; encoded by the exons ATGGATACCAATGGGTCTGCTAAACCGTCAGTTTATgtggaaaacaaagggaaaagaGACCAGGTGGTAGAGAACAAGTTAGACCAAACCCATGATGGTAGTAACCTATTGGTTGGCTTAGAGAGGAAGCCTAAGGGTGAGCGATGTAATGCTGGTGCAGCAAATGGAAGAGGGAGAGAGCAGAAATATACACTGGAAGAAGCGGCTGCTAATTCTGCAGGGAAGTCTAGTGTCAGGTTGTTTGATGGATTAGATGAGCAGGGAACTAGTAGAGGCGACAATAGTCTTTTGGATGATGAGCAGTCTGAGGCATGTTCTACTCCTGAAGTAGACTCCCAGAGGAAACCACTGCAGCAGCATTCATCAGTCCTTGAGATTTCCCACTCGAAGGACCCTCCTGTGATCCGATCACAGCGGGCACGGAGAG GTTTTGACCGATGCATCACTGACCTTATGGGAAGTCCTAGAAATGTCTCCCTTGGAAACCGAAGAATTGGTTATTCAAGATCCATGGTTGAGAAGAAAGGGAGTCCTATGTATGACCCAAAGCTGGATAGGCTGTCCAAAAGTGAGAAG GTGTGTATGGTCATGCATACTCGTATTACTTTTTGTACATTGGCAAGGGTACTGTGTTTGGCCTTTCAGGAATGGCTAATTATGGACCTAGTGAAGTTCCAAAATGACGGGACAGTGGAAGTTGATCTGACTAGGGGTTCACCTGGAGCGTCTGAACTGTTAGAGCTTAGCTCACTTGAAGGACCTCCTCCTATTTTAGatgatattgtcactgatttCAACAAAACAATTCCCAAATTGAAGATTGCTATGCTTGTGGTTGGAACAAGAGGAGATGTGCAGCCATTTCTAGCCATGGCTAAGAGACTACAG GAATTTGGTCATCGTGTTAGGCTGGCAACTCATGCTAACTTCGATGATTTTGTGAAGTCTGCTGGCGTAGAGTTTTTCCCTTTGGGCGGTGATTCTCGTGTATTAGCAGGAT ATATGGCCCGCAATAAAG AACCAGATCTAGAAAGCGGAGAGCCTTTCAGGGCTCAGGCAATCATTGCGAATCCTCCAGCTTATG GACATGTTCATGTTGCTGAAGCTCTTGGTGTACCCATCCACATCTTCTTCACAATGCCTTGGAC GCCCACATGTGAATTTCCTCACCCATTGGCACGTGTACCTCAAAGTGCGGGTTACTGG CTCTCCTATATAGTTGTGGATTTACTTGTATGGTGGGGAATACGAGGATATATAAATGACTTCAGGAAAAAGAAGCTGAAGCTGTCTCCTATTGCATACTTCAGTATGTATCATGGATCAATATCCGATTTGCCAACAGGCTATATGTGGAGCCCCCATATTGTGCCCAAGCCACACG ATTGGGGGCCTCTTGTTGATGTTGTTGGCTATTGTTTCCTAAATCTTGGCTCAAAGTTTGAGCCTTCGGAAAACTTTGTTAACTGGATCCAAAGTGGACCGAAACCTATATATATAGGTTTTGGAAGTATG CCTCTTGAGGATCCCAAAAAAACTACAGAAATCATTTTAGAAGCACTGACGAATACAGGACAGCGGGGAATAATTGATCGTGGATGGGGAGATCTAGGTTCTG TGGAAACTCCTGAAaatgtttttcttcttgttgattGCCCCCATGATTGGCTATTCCCTCAATGTTCAGCGGTG GTTCACCATGGTGGTGCTGGAACTACAGCTACAGGATTGAGGGCAGGG TGTCCAACAACCATAGTTCCATTCTTTGGGGATCAGTTTTTTTGGGGTGATAGAGTTCACCAAAGAGGACTGGGACCTGCACCGATTCCCATATCTGAATTGAGCGCTGAAACCCTCTCAGATGCCATAAGATTTATGCTCCAGCCGGAG GTAAAATCTCTGGCTATGGAACTAGCaaagttgttagaaaatgaAGATGGTGTTGCGACTGCGGTTGATGCATTTCACCGGCACTTGCCTCCAGCATTACCATTACCAACTGCATCAACAGAGGACAATGATCATCCAAATTCCTTGCAGTGGCTGTTCATTCAAATTGGCAGATTATGCTGTCTGCCCTGTGGTTCCTAG
- the LOC113712470 gene encoding sterol 3-beta-glucosyltransferase UGT80B1 isoform X2 gives MDTNGSAKPSVYVENKGKRDQVVENKLDQTHDGSNLLVGLERKPKGERCNAGAANGRGREQKYTLEEAAANSAGKSSVRLFDGLDEQGTSRGDNSLLDDEQSEACSTPEVDSQRKPLQQHSSVLEISHSKDPPVIRSQRARRGFDRCITDLMGSPRNVSLGNRRIGYSRSMVEKKGSPMYDPKLDRLSKSEKEWLIMDLVKFQNDGTVEVDLTRGSPGASELLELSSLEGPPPILDDIVTDFNKTIPKLKIAMLVVGTRGDVQPFLAMAKRLQEFGHRVRLATHANFDDFVKSAGVEFFPLGGDSRVLAGYMARNKGLIPYSPGEISIQRKQLKAIIESLLPACTEPDLESGEPFRAQAIIANPPAYGHVHVAEALGVPIHIFFTMPWTPTCEFPHPLARVPQSAGYWLSYIVVDLLVWWGIRGYINDFRKKKLKLSPIAYFSMYHGSISDLPTGYMWSPHIVPKPHDWGPLVDVVGYCFLNLGSKFEPSENFVNWIQSGPKPIYIGFGSMPLEDPKKTTEIILEALTNTGQRGIIDRGWGDLGSVETPENVFLLVDCPHDWLFPQCSAVVHHGGAGTTATGLRAGCPTTIVPFFGDQFFWGDRVHQRGLGPAPIPISELSAETLSDAIRFMLQPEVKSLAMELAKLLENEDGVATAVDAFHRHLPPALPLPTASTEDNDHPNSLQWLFIQIGRLCCLPCGS, from the exons ATGGATACCAATGGGTCTGCTAAACCGTCAGTTTATgtggaaaacaaagggaaaagaGACCAGGTGGTAGAGAACAAGTTAGACCAAACCCATGATGGTAGTAACCTATTGGTTGGCTTAGAGAGGAAGCCTAAGGGTGAGCGATGTAATGCTGGTGCAGCAAATGGAAGAGGGAGAGAGCAGAAATATACACTGGAAGAAGCGGCTGCTAATTCTGCAGGGAAGTCTAGTGTCAGGTTGTTTGATGGATTAGATGAGCAGGGAACTAGTAGAGGCGACAATAGTCTTTTGGATGATGAGCAGTCTGAGGCATGTTCTACTCCTGAAGTAGACTCCCAGAGGAAACCACTGCAGCAGCATTCATCAGTCCTTGAGATTTCCCACTCGAAGGACCCTCCTGTGATCCGATCACAGCGGGCACGGAGAG GTTTTGACCGATGCATCACTGACCTTATGGGAAGTCCTAGAAATGTCTCCCTTGGAAACCGAAGAATTGGTTATTCAAGATCCATGGTTGAGAAGAAAGGGAGTCCTATGTATGACCCAAAGCTGGATAGGCTGTCCAAAAGTGAGAAG GAATGGCTAATTATGGACCTAGTGAAGTTCCAAAATGACGGGACAGTGGAAGTTGATCTGACTAGGGGTTCACCTGGAGCGTCTGAACTGTTAGAGCTTAGCTCACTTGAAGGACCTCCTCCTATTTTAGatgatattgtcactgatttCAACAAAACAATTCCCAAATTGAAGATTGCTATGCTTGTGGTTGGAACAAGAGGAGATGTGCAGCCATTTCTAGCCATGGCTAAGAGACTACAG GAATTTGGTCATCGTGTTAGGCTGGCAACTCATGCTAACTTCGATGATTTTGTGAAGTCTGCTGGCGTAGAGTTTTTCCCTTTGGGCGGTGATTCTCGTGTATTAGCAGGAT ATATGGCCCGCAATAAAGGTCTAATTCCATATTCACCAGGAGAAATATCTATTCAGCGAAAACAACTGAAGGCGATTATTGAATCTCTTCTTCCTGCTTGTACAGAACCAGATCTAGAAAGCGGAGAGCCTTTCAGGGCTCAGGCAATCATTGCGAATCCTCCAGCTTATG GACATGTTCATGTTGCTGAAGCTCTTGGTGTACCCATCCACATCTTCTTCACAATGCCTTGGAC GCCCACATGTGAATTTCCTCACCCATTGGCACGTGTACCTCAAAGTGCGGGTTACTGG CTCTCCTATATAGTTGTGGATTTACTTGTATGGTGGGGAATACGAGGATATATAAATGACTTCAGGAAAAAGAAGCTGAAGCTGTCTCCTATTGCATACTTCAGTATGTATCATGGATCAATATCCGATTTGCCAACAGGCTATATGTGGAGCCCCCATATTGTGCCCAAGCCACACG ATTGGGGGCCTCTTGTTGATGTTGTTGGCTATTGTTTCCTAAATCTTGGCTCAAAGTTTGAGCCTTCGGAAAACTTTGTTAACTGGATCCAAAGTGGACCGAAACCTATATATATAGGTTTTGGAAGTATG CCTCTTGAGGATCCCAAAAAAACTACAGAAATCATTTTAGAAGCACTGACGAATACAGGACAGCGGGGAATAATTGATCGTGGATGGGGAGATCTAGGTTCTG TGGAAACTCCTGAAaatgtttttcttcttgttgattGCCCCCATGATTGGCTATTCCCTCAATGTTCAGCGGTG GTTCACCATGGTGGTGCTGGAACTACAGCTACAGGATTGAGGGCAGGG TGTCCAACAACCATAGTTCCATTCTTTGGGGATCAGTTTTTTTGGGGTGATAGAGTTCACCAAAGAGGACTGGGACCTGCACCGATTCCCATATCTGAATTGAGCGCTGAAACCCTCTCAGATGCCATAAGATTTATGCTCCAGCCGGAG GTAAAATCTCTGGCTATGGAACTAGCaaagttgttagaaaatgaAGATGGTGTTGCGACTGCGGTTGATGCATTTCACCGGCACTTGCCTCCAGCATTACCATTACCAACTGCATCAACAGAGGACAATGATCATCCAAATTCCTTGCAGTGGCTGTTCATTCAAATTGGCAGATTATGCTGTCTGCCCTGTGGTTCCTAG
- the LOC113712470 gene encoding sterol 3-beta-glucosyltransferase UGT80B1 isoform X5, with protein sequence MDTNGSAKPSVYVENKGKRDQVVENKLDQTHDGSNLLVGLERKPKGERCNAGAANGRGREQKYTLEEAAANSAGKSSVRLFDGLDEQGTSRGDNSLLDDEQSEACSTPEVDSQRKPLQQHSSVLEISHSKDPPVIRSQRARRGFDRCITDLMGSPRNVSLGNRRIGYSRSMVEKKGSPMYDPKLDRLSKSEKVCMVMHTRITFCTLARVLCLAFQEWLIMDLVKFQNDGTVEVDLTRGSPGASELLELSSLEGPPPILDDIVTDFNKTIPKLKIAMLVVGTRGDVQPFLAMAKRLQEFGHRVRLATHANFDDFVKSAGVEFFPLGGDSRVLAGYMARNKGLIPYSPGEISIQRKQLKAIIESLLPACTEPDLESGEPFRAQAIIANPPAYGHVHVAEALGVPIHIFFTMPWTPTCEFPHPLARVPQSAGYWLSYIVVDLLVWWGIRGYINDFRKKKLKLSPIAYFSMYHGSISDLPTGYMWSPHIVPKPHDWGPLVDVVGYCFLNLGSKFEPSENFVNWIQSGPKPIYIGFGSMPLEDPKKTTEIILEALTNTGQRGIIDRGWGDLGSAPTPPTCKGRKEEQHKGSNKRT encoded by the exons ATGGATACCAATGGGTCTGCTAAACCGTCAGTTTATgtggaaaacaaagggaaaagaGACCAGGTGGTAGAGAACAAGTTAGACCAAACCCATGATGGTAGTAACCTATTGGTTGGCTTAGAGAGGAAGCCTAAGGGTGAGCGATGTAATGCTGGTGCAGCAAATGGAAGAGGGAGAGAGCAGAAATATACACTGGAAGAAGCGGCTGCTAATTCTGCAGGGAAGTCTAGTGTCAGGTTGTTTGATGGATTAGATGAGCAGGGAACTAGTAGAGGCGACAATAGTCTTTTGGATGATGAGCAGTCTGAGGCATGTTCTACTCCTGAAGTAGACTCCCAGAGGAAACCACTGCAGCAGCATTCATCAGTCCTTGAGATTTCCCACTCGAAGGACCCTCCTGTGATCCGATCACAGCGGGCACGGAGAG GTTTTGACCGATGCATCACTGACCTTATGGGAAGTCCTAGAAATGTCTCCCTTGGAAACCGAAGAATTGGTTATTCAAGATCCATGGTTGAGAAGAAAGGGAGTCCTATGTATGACCCAAAGCTGGATAGGCTGTCCAAAAGTGAGAAG GTGTGTATGGTCATGCATACTCGTATTACTTTTTGTACATTGGCAAGGGTACTGTGTTTGGCCTTTCAGGAATGGCTAATTATGGACCTAGTGAAGTTCCAAAATGACGGGACAGTGGAAGTTGATCTGACTAGGGGTTCACCTGGAGCGTCTGAACTGTTAGAGCTTAGCTCACTTGAAGGACCTCCTCCTATTTTAGatgatattgtcactgatttCAACAAAACAATTCCCAAATTGAAGATTGCTATGCTTGTGGTTGGAACAAGAGGAGATGTGCAGCCATTTCTAGCCATGGCTAAGAGACTACAG GAATTTGGTCATCGTGTTAGGCTGGCAACTCATGCTAACTTCGATGATTTTGTGAAGTCTGCTGGCGTAGAGTTTTTCCCTTTGGGCGGTGATTCTCGTGTATTAGCAGGAT ATATGGCCCGCAATAAAGGTCTAATTCCATATTCACCAGGAGAAATATCTATTCAGCGAAAACAACTGAAGGCGATTATTGAATCTCTTCTTCCTGCTTGTACAGAACCAGATCTAGAAAGCGGAGAGCCTTTCAGGGCTCAGGCAATCATTGCGAATCCTCCAGCTTATG GACATGTTCATGTTGCTGAAGCTCTTGGTGTACCCATCCACATCTTCTTCACAATGCCTTGGAC GCCCACATGTGAATTTCCTCACCCATTGGCACGTGTACCTCAAAGTGCGGGTTACTGG CTCTCCTATATAGTTGTGGATTTACTTGTATGGTGGGGAATACGAGGATATATAAATGACTTCAGGAAAAAGAAGCTGAAGCTGTCTCCTATTGCATACTTCAGTATGTATCATGGATCAATATCCGATTTGCCAACAGGCTATATGTGGAGCCCCCATATTGTGCCCAAGCCACACG ATTGGGGGCCTCTTGTTGATGTTGTTGGCTATTGTTTCCTAAATCTTGGCTCAAAGTTTGAGCCTTCGGAAAACTTTGTTAACTGGATCCAAAGTGGACCGAAACCTATATATATAGGTTTTGGAAGTATG CCTCTTGAGGATCCCAAAAAAACTACAGAAATCATTTTAGAAGCACTGACGAATACAGGACAGCGGGGAATAATTGATCGTGGATGGGGAGATCTAGGTTCTG CCCCTACCCCACCCACCTGCaagggaagaaaggaagaacaaCACAAAGGAAGTAACAAAAGGACATAG
- the LOC113711586 gene encoding citrate-binding protein-like yields MGISCLYSLLLFLVLISSTGQILSCLADPTDGFTEIPLTDRNFDLQKPYNVPLNDRYSYQNGVRRLWVYTNDKPFKPDTTTRPRTEVRIKGLDYSSGVWQFEGHAYVPKATSGVTVMQIHGARVGATSLQLRIYDGDMKYYKFAVVDTNLYDKWFRLNVIHNVDEGKITVFIDGVQKFVKNDQGPGDLYFKCGVYAAPANSSSYMESRWRDIKIYKK; encoded by the exons aTGGGCATTTCTTGCTTGTATAGTCTACTGTTATTCCTAGTTTTGATTTCCTCAACCGGTCAAATTCTGTCATGTCTTGCTGATCCCACAGATGGGTTCACTGAGATACCATTAACTGATCGAAATTTTGATCTGCAGAAGCCATACAATGTACCGCTCAATGATCGATACAGCTATCAAAATGGAGTGAGGAGACTATGGGTTTACACCAATGACAAGCCCTTTAAACCTGATACTACTACCAGACCACGCACTGAAGTCCGAATTAAG GGTCTTGACTACTCTTCTGGAGTTTGGCAATTTGAAGGCCATGCATACGTTCCTAAAGCAACTTCTGGAGTGACAGTAATGCAAATTCATGGTGCAAGGGTTGGTGCTACAAGTCTCCAACTGAGGATCTACGACGGTGATATGAAATATTACAAGTTCGCAGTTGTTGACACAAATCTATACGACAAATGGTTTCGATTGAACGTAATCCACAACGTAGATGAAGGAAAAATCACTGTTTTCATCGATGGTGTTCAAAAATTTGTGAAGAATGATCAGGGGCCAGGTGACTTGTACTTCAAGTGTGGAGTTTATGCTGCACCAGCTAATTCAAGCAGCTATATGGAATCAAGGTGGAGAGATATCAAGATATATAAGAAATGA